The Brevundimonas sp. SORGH_AS_0993 genome segment ACGGATCGACGTATTTGTCGCGATCGGCAGGTAATAGTCGCCAAACGAGCCATAGATGCGATTTGCGCCGTCGTCCAACGGATCCCAGTTGAAGCCCAAACGCGGCGCCCATTGATCATCGACTTTGATATAGCTTTCGCCATCGACGTTCTTGTAATCGTAGCGATCGTTACGAACACCAAGTTGAAGATTCAGGTTCGGGAGAATGTCCCAAGAGTCTTGGATATAAAGAGCGCTTTGGTCCGCCGTGAAGCGGCCATTGTTGGCGAAGGTCAGAACTTCGACGCATCCCGCAGCTAGCGTGCCTGCCGGGCAATCGGCTTGATCGAGCGCGTAGTACAGCGCACCGCCAGAATAGGCGCTACGAGCCGTCGAAAGCAGGTCTTCCTTGTCATAGCCCACCCGGATATGGTGATCGCCCAGCAGATTGACATAGAAGTCGGCATCGACCCGATAGGTTTTACGAATATCGGTGCCTTCGAGATTGTAGGGTCCGGCGTGAATACCCGCCGTGATAAAACCGCCCCCGTTCGCCACATAGTCACGAATGCCGGGCAGGTTAACCGGGTCGCCGTAATCCAGCTGCGAGTTTTCCTGCCGGCCATACAGAGCGGACAAAGTGAACCAGTCAGTGAAGACACCGGTGTACTTGTAGATTTGCGTGATGCCGCCAGCGTCAGCGTAAATCGGCGCGGTTTCGCGCAGATAGGCGTCTGTCGCGGCGTCAAATGTCTTAGTGACAGTCGTGGTGGTCGTTTTGTCGTTGATGACCGTCGCTTCAAGGCGATGCTGCGGATTCAGGACAAAGTCCAGCTTCACAGCCCAACGCGGATCGTCGTAAGATGCATAGCTTTGTGTGCGCGTGGGGACAGCCGTGCCATTAGGGTTCGCCGCACTGTAGGAATAGGTGCGCGAGCGAGCCCCGGCGGTTTCAACGTCCCGGATGTTGTAGACGCCGAACAGGAAGAGGTGATCCTTCCATAGTGGACCGCCGATGTAAGCCGTGTAGTCCTTTATATCGCTTTCGGAATACTGATTGAAGTTCTGAATGCCAGCGGCGTTGTTGCCTCCAGCCTGGTAAGACACGCCACGCGAACTACGCAGGCTGTTCGGTGTCCAGTAGCTGCTGACGCCTCCGGTCCACTCATTTGTGCCGGATCGGGTGACAATGTTGACCACACCGCCAGTGGCGTGGCCGTATTCTGCCTGATAGCCACCCGTCTTGACGTCGATCGTCTGAATGAAATCAAATGGAAGTTCGCCATAACCTAGGAAGCTTCGCTGGTCGGTGACATTCAGACCATTGATATAATATACACTTTCAGCAGCCGACGTGCCCGAGAGTGATACCAGCGACTGATTACGGCGCGAACTGGCTGCGATGGTGGCGTCGGGAGCCGACGCACCGGGCGTGAACAAGGTCACTGCGTTGATGCTTCGGCCGGTCGGCACACGGTCGGCGAAGTCTTGAACATCGACGCTCAGGCCCGTGTCCGTGCGGCTAAAGTCCTGCGTCTTTTTAGCGCCGATGACAACGATGTCGCCAAGGTTGGCAGCGCCATCAGAAGACGATACCGTAAAGGCGTAGCTGCTGCCGCCCGGTGAAACGCTGATCCGGTCGGTCGTTGAACCCGCAGAAGATGTAATCGAAATCTCGTAGGGGCCGACCGGCAGGGCCGGCAGTCGGAAAGCGCCGTTCGCATCGGTGGTCGTGGTCCGAACAGCCCCCTGTGCTGAGGTCGTGGAGACGGTTGCTCCTGCGATGCGTGCGCCTGAGGCGTCGGACACCGTGCCCGAAAGGATTCCGCTGGTGTAGTCCTGCGCCACAGCCGAAGTCGGCGTCAGCACGGCAGCGGCGGGAATGGCGACCAGGGCCATCAAGGCGGCCCCGCCAATCACGGTGGATCGCAGCAACCGCTGGCGAATATTGGGTGAAGTCAAATTTCGTCCTCCTCCGACGACATCTCGGCGCTCACAGAATGAGCGATCCGAAAAACGCGCGCGGCGCGCACGCTGAACGGACTATGCCCCGCCAACCCCTATTGAGTAGGACAATTTGTCGCTTGAGGTGAAAGTTTCGAGCACCTGTCACAATCTCGCCACAGATGCCTCGTGAACCGAGCGCCCTAGCCTAGGTCGTGGACTCATAAGCTCTGAGCCACAACCGGGTTGATGCGAGCAAGACGGCTGCCAGGAAGTTCCTTGCGAGTTTGTCGAAGCGCGTTGCGACCCGTCTGAAGTGCTTGAGCTTGCAGAAGAAGCGCTCGACCTGGTTGCGCTGGCGGTAGATCGCCGGGTCGATGGAGCGCTGGACCTTGCGGTCCTTCTGCGTGGGGATGTGAACGCAGCCGCCGTGCTCGCGGACGAGATTCGATGACCGCCTGGGCGTCGTAGCCTCGGTCGGCCACCAGCGCCTTGGCGGGTGGCAGGCCGTCGATCAGTTCGGCGACGGCGGCCTTGTCGGAGGCTTGGCCGGCGGAGAGCACGATCCTCAGTGGCAGGCCGTCCTGATCCACCAGGGCGTTGATCTTGGTGCTCAGTCCTCCACGAGAACGGCCGATGGCGTGATCCGGGCCCCCTTTTTTCCACCGGCGGCGTGCTGGTGGGCCCGGATGATGGAGCTGTCGATCAGGTGCAGGGACTGGGGTGACTTCCAACCGCCACTCCGCTTCGCTCAGATCGTAGCGCGCCATCCAAGGCTCCTTTCGGAAGCCTTGAATCAAGCCTCGGCTCAACCAGCAAGCTTTAATGGGTTCAGAACCTAGACCGGCCCATTTTTGCGTCGTGCTGGCTCTAGCGGCAGTTGCCTAACGCTCGGCCGCCAGGTTCCGAACGATCTTGGCGGTCAGGCGGCAGGCGGCGCCGCCGTCGGGGCGCGGGTCGCGGGCGACCACGCGAACGTCGGTGCGGCCCGGGCGGATGCGGACGACGGCGTCGTAGGGGAAGCCGAACCAGGCGCCTTCGTGCACCCCCTCCACCTCGAAAGTCGCGGCGCGGACCACCGGAAAACCGGCGTCGACCAAGGCCGAGACTGCCTGCTGGGCCAGCATCTGGCTGGGCACGGCCTGGGCCGCCGGACAGGCGGCCGCGCCTTGGACGTTCGCCGCGCCGGGATGCAGGTCGGCCAGGGCGTTGAAGCGCGGCGGCTCGGACAGGTTCGTGCTGACGTCGCGGGGTGTCGGCTGGGCCAGGCGATGCGCCTGGAACTGGAACACTCCGACCGAGCCGCCGGCCAGGGCCAGGGCGATCACGGCGAAGACTCCGCGCCGAGGCAGGTCGCGCAGCGCCAGAACCCCGACGGCCAAGGCCGCGGCCAGGGCGAGCCAGCCGAACCCTCGCGCCACCGTCCAGGTCAGCAGGTCATAGGCGAACTCTAGCGATACGCCGCCGAACTGCCGCGCCGCCACGGCCGCCACCACCAGCACCGGCGGCAACGCCGTCAGGGCCGTGAGCCAGGGAATCAGGGGCGGGACAGGCTTCCGGGACGACATCGACGCTCGCTAAAGGAGATCAGGCGGGTTCAGGCAGACGGTAGTCCTTCATCCGTTCACGCAGAAGCTTCTTGTCGATCTTGCCCGTGGCGCCCAGGGGGATTTCGGCCACCGAGACGACATCGTCGGGCATCCACCATTTGGCGATCTTGCCCTTCAGGAAGTCCAGGTGCTCTTGCTTGTCCAGGGTTTCGTCCGACTTCAGCTTCAGGATCAGCACCGGCCGTTCGTCCCATTTCGGATGGGCGGCGCCGATGACGGCGGCCATCTCGACCTTGGGGTGGCCCACGGCGATGTTTTCGATCTCGATGGAGCTGATCCATTCGCCGCCGGACTTGATCACGTCCTTGGCCCGATCAGTGATCTGCATGAAGCCCAGGTCGTCGACCGTGGCTACGTCGCCGGTGTCGAAGAAGCTTTCGTCGTCCAGGATCGAGCCGTCCTCCTTGAAATAAGCGCGGCTGATCGTCGGCCCCTTGACCATCAGCCGGCCGAAGGTCTCGCCGTCGTGCGGCAGTTCGGCGCCCGCCTCGTCCTTCAGCTTCAGCTCGACGCCCAACGGCGGCACGCCCTGCTTCAGCCGGTATTTCATCTGCTCGTCATAGGGCAGTTTCAGGATTTCGGGCGGCAGGTTGGCGATGGTGCCGATGGGCGAGGTCTCGGTCATGCCCCAGGCGTGCGTGACCTCCACGCCGAAGTCCTCCTGGAAACCCCGGATCAAGCTTTCGGGGCAGGCCGAACCGCCGATCAGAACCCGTTTCAGGGTGGAGAAGCCCAGGCCGTTCTGTTTCATATGGGCGAACAATCCCTGCCAGACGGTGGGCACGGCGGCCGAGAAGGTGACGCCCTCCTGCTCGATCAGTTCATAGATCGACTGGCCGTCCATCTTGGCGCCCGGCATGACCAGCTTGGTCCCGGCGGCGGGACCGGCGAAGGCGATGCCCCAGGCGTTGGCGTGGAACATCGGCACGACCGGCAGGATCACCTCCTTGGGCGTCGCGCCCATGACGGTGGCCTGAAGCGCCATGAAGGTGTGCAGGAAGTTGGAGCGGTGCGAATACAGCACGCCCTTGGGATTGCCCGTCGTGCCCGAGGTGTAGCAGAGGCCACAAGCCGTCTGTTCGTCGAAGTCGCCCCAGATCACATCGGTCGACTGGCCGGTGATCGCATCCTCATAGGCGACGGCCTTGGGCAGCTTCGTCTGCGGCATGTGGGCGGCGTCGGTCATGACGACCACGCGCTCGACCTTGGGGATGTGAGGCAGGATGGCGTCCAGCAGGGGCACGAAGGTCAGGTCGACGAAGATGATCCGGTCTTCGGCGTGGTTGATGATATAGACCAGTTGCTCGGGGAACAGGCGCGGGTTCAGGGTGTGACATACCGCCCCGATGCCCATGATCCCGTACCAGGCCTCGATATGGTTGGCGGTGTTCCAGGCCAGGGTGGCGACCCGGTCGCCGGGTCGGATCCCCCAGTCCTTCAGGGCGTTGGAGACGCGGCGCGCCCGCTCGTGGATCGCGGCGTAGGTGGTTCGGACGATGGGTCCCTCGACCGAACGGGTCACGACCTCGCGCTCGCCGTGCCAATTTTTGGCGTGATCGATGATCTTGTCGACCGTCAGCGGCCAGTCCTGCATCAAGCCCAGCATATGCGTTTCCTTGTTCCTCGAATTACGTCGACTTGGATGCGACGCTTGATCCGACGCTATCATTGGTTATCAGCGATAAGCAACGTGACCTTGCGTAAGCCTGGGCGCGGCGGATCGTCCCTTGTGGCGTCCGTCGGCGCGGCGCCCTAGAAGGCCCGGATGGCTATTCTGATTGCGATCACCGGCGGCTCCGGCTCCGGCAAGAGCACCCTGGCCGAGGCCCTGGTTTCGGCCCTGCCGGACGGCGCGGCGGTTCTGGTGCGCGAGGACTCCTACTATCGGGACGCCGCCTCCCTGCCCGGCTTCGACGCCGCGACCTTCGACTTCGACGATGTGGCGGCGCGCGATCATGACTTGATGATCCGTGACCTGCAGGCGCTGAAGGCAGGACAGGACATCGTCGCACCCGTCTATTCCTTCATCCACCACGGGCGCGAGCCAGGCGGAGAGCCGATACCCGCGTCGCAGGTGGTGATCGTGGAGGGCACCCACGTCCTGTGCACCCCCGACCTGACCGCCCTGTTCGACATCCGGGTCTTCGTAGACACGCCGGCGGACATCCGCTTCATCCGCCGCCTGTTGCGCGACCAGGCCGAGCGCGGCCGGTCGGCCGATTCGGTCGTGGCGCAATATCTGGCCACGGTGCGTCCGGGCCACGAGCGCCTGACCGAACCGTCGCGCACCCACGCCGACTTCATCGTCGCGGACGCCACGGCGGCGGTGCGCCTGGAAGACCCCCAGGCCGTGGTGCGCCTTGCCG includes the following:
- a CDS encoding TonB-dependent receptor, yielding MTSPNIRQRLLRSTVIGGAALMALVAIPAAAVLTPTSAVAQDYTSGILSGTVSDASGARIAGATVSTTSAQGAVRTTTTDANGAFRLPALPVGPYEISITSSAGSTTDRISVSPGGSSYAFTVSSSDGAANLGDIVVIGAKKTQDFSRTDTGLSVDVQDFADRVPTGRSINAVTLFTPGASAPDATIAASSRRNQSLVSLSGTSAAESVYYINGLNVTDQRSFLGYGELPFDFIQTIDVKTGGYQAEYGHATGGVVNIVTRSGTNEWTGGVSSYWTPNSLRSSRGVSYQAGGNNAAGIQNFNQYSESDIKDYTAYIGGPLWKDHLFLFGVYNIRDVETAGARSRTYSYSAANPNGTAVPTRTQSYASYDDPRWAVKLDFVLNPQHRLEATVINDKTTTTTVTKTFDAATDAYLRETAPIYADAGGITQIYKYTGVFTDWFTLSALYGRQENSQLDYGDPVNLPGIRDYVANGGGFITAGIHAGPYNLEGTDIRKTYRVDADFYVNLLGDHHIRVGYDKEDLLSTARSAYSGGALYYALDQADCPAGTLAAGCVEVLTFANNGRFTADQSALYIQDSWDILPNLNLQLGVRNDRYDYKNVDGESYIKVDDQWAPRLGFNWDPLDDGANRIYGSFGDYYLPIATNTSIRASSGEVYTDEYFDASRNGSGALVLNGNYPVLGTRRQIDYLSPPGAPDPRTVAEADLKPMYEREFVLGYEHSFSDGMFADWSAGVRYIHRNLEQAIEDTAIGDAIVRYCVRTNTACGQSGPGDSGFSSLFPYVLVNPGDGASVFIDLQGDTRTVGNAANPAYNPQQIELTAEDLNLPKVDRKYQALEFTFERPFDGRWGLQGSYTLAESKGNYEGAVKSDIGQTDTSITQDYDHSASSLGSYGYLPNHHAHTIKLFGSYAPNDFFNVGANFTAQSGRYYGCLGRVPVSVDPLSPQTGTPSGWYCPIGANNAVISTPRGSQGETPWTYQLDLSMNFNLLQTETKGALTASIDIFNVFDNDAVTRVVEQGLIRTPANVPNARAPYYGMARSYQAPRTLRFGLRYRF
- a CDS encoding long-chain-fatty-acid--CoA ligase; the encoded protein is MLGLMQDWPLTVDKIIDHAKNWHGEREVVTRSVEGPIVRTTYAAIHERARRVSNALKDWGIRPGDRVATLAWNTANHIEAWYGIMGIGAVCHTLNPRLFPEQLVYIINHAEDRIIFVDLTFVPLLDAILPHIPKVERVVVMTDAAHMPQTKLPKAVAYEDAITGQSTDVIWGDFDEQTACGLCYTSGTTGNPKGVLYSHRSNFLHTFMALQATVMGATPKEVILPVVPMFHANAWGIAFAGPAAGTKLVMPGAKMDGQSIYELIEQEGVTFSAAVPTVWQGLFAHMKQNGLGFSTLKRVLIGGSACPESLIRGFQEDFGVEVTHAWGMTETSPIGTIANLPPEILKLPYDEQMKYRLKQGVPPLGVELKLKDEAGAELPHDGETFGRLMVKGPTISRAYFKEDGSILDDESFFDTGDVATVDDLGFMQITDRAKDVIKSGGEWISSIEIENIAVGHPKVEMAAVIGAAHPKWDERPVLILKLKSDETLDKQEHLDFLKGKIAKWWMPDDVVSVAEIPLGATGKIDKKLLRERMKDYRLPEPA
- the udk gene encoding uridine kinase gives rise to the protein MAILIAITGGSGSGKSTLAEALVSALPDGAAVLVREDSYYRDAASLPGFDAATFDFDDVAARDHDLMIRDLQALKAGQDIVAPVYSFIHHGREPGGEPIPASQVVIVEGTHVLCTPDLTALFDIRVFVDTPADIRFIRRLLRDQAERGRSADSVVAQYLATVRPGHERLTEPSRTHADFIVADATAAVRLEDPQAVVRLAAPVLAHPLLQPLLDD
- a CDS encoding transposase — its product is MPTQKDRKVQRSIDPAIYRQRNQVERFFCKLKHFRRVATRFDKLARNFLAAVLLASTRLWLRAYESTT
- a CDS encoding DUF1499 domain-containing protein, with product MSSRKPVPPLIPWLTALTALPPVLVVAAVAARQFGGVSLEFAYDLLTWTVARGFGWLALAAALAVGVLALRDLPRRGVFAVIALALAGGSVGVFQFQAHRLAQPTPRDVSTNLSEPPRFNALADLHPGAANVQGAAACPAAQAVPSQMLAQQAVSALVDAGFPVVRAATFEVEGVHEGAWFGFPYDAVVRIRPGRTDVRVVARDPRPDGGAACRLTAKIVRNLAAER